One stretch of Armigeres subalbatus isolate Guangzhou_Male chromosome 2, GZ_Asu_2, whole genome shotgun sequence DNA includes these proteins:
- the LOC134210322 gene encoding uncharacterized protein LOC134210322 — protein sequence MPSFGTLDHYVKGTSFTNYVERLEHLSSFNGWTEENKKSVLIALTGPIVYDELKLMFPTVELATLNYADMIKKLKERFDKVDPDMMQRFYFYNRFQKVDESAESYILSVKLQAELCNFQQFKETAIRDRLIMGLMDRELQKSLLMSETLTLEAIEKKLLGSEVANRQTKAMASESRKDEVHSVKSRLGKKVGEYSRDYDRNKTYRGRGANRYDRRVNFRGRSPAEVRNRGAYANAICNYCKKRGHLRRDCFSLKNRNSVHHVEKGDKDTSYDFKRQGGQDSSGDETDGMECLMISAIKKLNEPCMIKTRVQNCF from the coding sequence ATGCCTTCCTTCGGTACCTTGGATCATTATGTAAAGGGCACATCTTTTACAAACTATGTGGAACGTTTGGAGCATCTCAGTTCTTTCAATGGTTGGACAGAGGAAAATAAGAAATCAGTGTTGATTGCTCTTACCGGTCCAATTGTGTATGACGAATTGAAGCTTATGTTTCCGACTGTTGAATTAGCGACATTAAATTATGCGGACATGATTAAAAAGTTGAAGGAACGGTTTGACAAGGTCGACCCCGATATGATGCAGCGGTTTTACTTCTACAACAGATTCCAAAAAGTAGATGAATCGGCTGAAAGTTACATTTTGTCGGTAAAACTACAAGCCGAACTTTGCAATTTCCAGCAATTCAAAGAAACTGCAATAAGGGATCGTTTGATAATGGGGTTAATGGATCGGGAATTACAAAAATCTCTTCTGATGTCGGAGACTCTGACACTTGAGGCAATAGAGAAGAAATTGCTGGGCAGTGAGGTAGCTAATAGACAAACTAAGGCAATGGCTAGCGAGTCTAGGAAAGACGAGGTGCATTCAGTCAAAAGTAGATTAGGAAAAAAGGTAGGAGAATATAGCCGAGACTATGATCGTAACAAGACATATAGAGGCAGAGGTGCTAACAGGTACGACAGACGAGTTAATTTTCGAGGTAGGTCTCCTGCGGAAGTTAGAAATCGTGGTGCATATGCTAATGCAATTTGTAATTATTGCAAAAAACGAGGTCATCTGAGAAGAGACTGTTTCAGTTTAAAGAATAGGAACTCGGTGCACCATGTAGAGAAGGGTGACAAAGACACCAGCTATGATTTCAAGAGACAAGGTGGACAGGACAGCTCGGGCGATGAAACAGATGGAATGGAATGCTTGATGATTTCTGCTATTAAGAAGTTAAATGAACCGTGCATGATCAAAACAAGGGtgcaaaactgtttttga